The DNA sequence gacctcactaatgctcttgtggcttagTGGAAggaagtcccagcagcaatgttccaacatctagtggaaagccttcccagaagagcggagactgttatagcagcaaaggggggaccaactccatattaatgcccatgattttggaatgagatgttcgacgagcaggtgtccacatacttttggtcatgtagcctATATGGTCTACTGAAAATGGTTCTCTGAGGACTGTCAGCTGTAGTTTCACTCCTGTGTGCTGCTGCATTCTTCTTCCCTTTTTACCCATCCTCCCACATAGCCACACATTCATGCTGAAACGCCTCAGACTGACCTATTTTAGCTCTTACACTATTCCTGCCATGGAAGATTGTTGTGCTGCTACATCTCCAAAGCTTGCTTACAAAGACCTTAAAAACCAGTAGTTGGTTGTTTCTATTTGAAACGATATATATATATCCCCACAGTTTGACGTGGTCTCTGCATTGACTTCTTGTGCACTGTTGGCGCATTCATAGATGGTAATGTTAAACATATACGGTCTATTCACAAACCTGTCTGCCGCCCAGTGGCAAAGCTTGGATGTTAAAGGAGTAGACTCGCCTACACTCCATAACAGTACATTATTGGGCACAGTCTGTGATTTTAAATATGAATGTAAGCCTAAATGTAATTTTTTAAGCTAAAATGCTGTAGGATACATGAACTGAGCATCATCAACCCGTCATCATGAGAAAATACAACTTGCAACACAGAAACCGAGAGGTAACAGAGACACCTGTCAGACTTCCTAGTTCGAGCTGCATTTCGATGGTCACAGCATTGGGGTCAGTGCATAGCAGAACATAGCCTAGCTGAGGTTAGCTGGTAACAGCTTTCGTTGATGTTTCTGAAAACCCCACCAAAGCAGCCCATAGAGCCCAGGAGGAGGTCCTGGGACAGCAGACGAGGGGGGGAGGGGGCGAGTGGGCTGTTCAGTATTTCCGCTGGTTGGTTCCCATACATAGAGGACAGACATCCTATCAGAGACTTGCCGTCTAGACTCATACTCAACCAGCTGCTTTGGACAGCACCTCAAAGAACAGCTCACATTTCTTGGGAAACTTTCTTCCTCACTCACTATAAATATTTTTGCTGTTTTTAGCTGCTTACCAACTGTGTTTCTCCTGCCCTGGGTTCAGAGTCTAGGTCCACACCCCAGTTCTCTCTTCGGCTGTTTGATCATCCATGCAGGCCTTCAGCCTGAAGGAGGGTGTCAGGCATACATGGTGACTATGCTAACATCTTAAGGCTGCTGGAAACCTGATCTCTGAATTTATTTAACTTCATCTGAGTGTTGATTCAGTGCCTCAGTTCAGTTAATCTCCACCAGTCTTTGTCTTACTGAGGTGACTGAGGGCAATGCTGTTGTTGTACATCTAACCTCTTAACTTCTACAGCTGACTTCCTGTAATGACTGTGTTTCTCAGGGTTTGTGTTGAGATTGGATAAAGACAGAGTCTTGTCATCCATCAGTAGGCCTATCTCACTATTTTGTGTTGAGTGGATGAACAGTCTTCTCTTCATCACAGTATCTCACTATTCCCACTACGCTGGCAGTGATAACATCACCCTCTGTATcatgctgttgttctgtgatgcAGAGTGGCACGTAGCAGCTACAGAACGCTTATGTTGGCCAGTGTCAATCTTGCACCTTACTGACCCCTTACAGTTATGTGTGGAGATAACCACACCTCTAGACATACTGCAGGTCCTTCTAACCTATGtacagcagaggaggctggtggggggagctataggagggcgggttcattgtaatggctggaatggaatcaatcaTCAAATCaagtttatttataaagccctttttacatcagcagagtgcttatacagaaacccagcctaaaacctcaaacagcaagcaatgcaaatgtagaagcacggtgcagatggaacggagtcaaacatgtttTCCGTATgcttgataccgttccattaattccattccagtctttacaatgagcccatcctcctattgCTCCTATCAATGTTTTTTATTCTTATCTTTGAGACTTGTTAGTAAGTCAGAATTGAATGATATCAAAATGCATTTGacgccatctctctctcatctctctctgtccttctcctctttctctccttctacaGGTGAGTGGCTAGTCCGCCACGCCCTCGTTGCCATGGATGCCTGTGCCCGTATCCGAGGAGTTCCTCTCAGGACCAGAGCCTCCATCAGGAAAGAGGTTAGTCAGACTGCCAtcttctgattgattgattggttgatttcaTTTCATTCTTGATAACCTGGTGCTGTGTGTGAGGCCGTTCATGTGTGTAACCTGAGGTAACCTCTAATTGTGTGTATGTTGTAGGCGGTGCGTGACGGTGGGACTCAGTGTATGAAGAGCCTTCTGAGCAGCAGAAAGGAGCTGTGCAGCGTGGGACTGGAGCTGCAGACCAGAGACGCACCATGCCTGACTGAGGTATGTGTcacatctctcacacacacacacacacacacacacactttgatatGCAGGATTTCCCTGACTTGTCCCTTTCTTCCCTCAGATCCATTTTGTGTGTTTGCCTGGCCACTCTGAAGGGGAGGATCTAACTCTACAGGTGAGAGTTACTGCACCAGCTCTGACTTATGTAGTTCAATTATTGTGTTATTAATTGATGTTATTAACGTGTTATTTGTGTGATGCTCTGTCCCTGTCCCAAGGCCCTGTCGTCTCTCCCGGGGGACCTGGCGGAGCTGCTGAGGTCTCTCCACGTCACCAGCCTGAGGAATGAAGAGGTGCTGCTACTGAAGGACAGCAGGAGATCAGCCGACAGGAGGGACTCTGCTACACAGGTTAatatgacaggagaggagaggaagtttCTAATAGGTAAAGGGGAGAGACTGTGTTTCTCAGGTCTATAGACTGCTTCAGAGGAAATACAGTATTTCACAGGTAAATAAGAGTTCAATATCGTTTTGAAGCTGGTTCACAGGACCTTCCTTAGGCTGTATGCTAAGGCCTGAGAGATTCTCTGTGTTTTCACCCTGTTGGTCAGAGCCATGTGTACAGATGTCTGGGATAGTGTGGCCGCTTGTTTTCTCACCACTGATTGCCACATTGTCCTGCCTGGTCCATGTGTCTGCTAGTGTTCAGTCTGGCTCTGCTGCTTTGTGGTTACATTGTTTGTGACTGACAGACATGCTGACATATGTGTGGTTAcagtgtgtgtgactgacagACATAAACTGAAAGGCAGTGCAACTAAAACTCAGCCCCTCTACCCACTGTGGCCAAGATAGAAGTGGCACAGAGTGTTCTATTCTGCAtatacaacaacacatcagactACAATCAGACATGCAGACATAACAACGCTGTCCAAGTagagcccctctctctctgtaagacACAGCCAGAAGAATAGAAAACTACTGTGTGAGTTTACATATCCAGAGACTCTCAGATGATTAGCAAGCTTTGGTCTGATGCACTCCCGGACATGGCAGGCGCTGACAGTCTGCAGACTCTGTTTACCAGTGACAAGTGTTCTAGTTTTTGAATTCCTCAAAGAGCTGATTGTCCCTTTGCAGTAAGAATAAACAACTGTACCAGGCAGCCAGCAAACggactcttttctctctcctccacagcaGCAGTGCTGGCTGAAGGCGGTGTGTGTTCTGAGACCCAGCCCCAGCCAGGCCATTGTTGGTGTGTTGGTGGGCCTGCTGGGGCGTTACGCTGTCGGGGTCCGCTATGCCCTGGAGCTCCAGGCCCTCCACAGGGGCACGGCTGATAACACCAACCAGTCTGTGTCGTCCATCGAAGACGACTTTGTCACCGCTCTGGAAcacctagaggaggaggaggacaacgGTAGGTTCATCACAACTCTATGTAGCTGGACGTTCAATAGAGATTGATGTGTTCATTCACTGTTGCATAATCTGAAGTGTTTATTAAATGAAGACAACCTCATTTACCACTACTCTCtatccctcttgtctctctccctagCCGATGGCTCTTATCGCCATGGAAACAAGCGTGATGTGGCCTCCCAGACTGTCCCCGCCCACAAGAGAGACAAGGACCTATCCGGCTCCAGAATCATAATCAGCTCTGCCCCCAGGAAGTCCTTAACCAATTGCAGGTCTCCCCCAGAGGTGTCCATTACCGTACAGCACTCCAGAGGGGCAGAGTCCCAGTGGACCCTCTGCAGCCCAAGAGCCCGGCTCCCCTCCCCCACACGCCCTGTCAGCGAGTCAGAGGAATCGGACGGCTCAAGCCCTAGTCCAATCATCTTTCTAGATGAGGTTGGCTACCAGAAGAGCCTCAAAGCGACACTGGACATCCCTCGGATCCCTGGGGGGCCAACGGACAGGGTGGAGGACTCTGACTCTGAGGTCAGCGAGTTCTTCGACAGCTTTGACCAGTTTGACGACCTAGACGAGCTGAGCTCAGAGAGCTGTACACTCACTCTGCCTCTAGACCCGACATCCTCCGTTACCACCACCGGCACAGACCAGAAGAAGAAGTACTCTGAGGCTGGTACTGGCAAGTCAGGGTCCAAGAAAGTGTCCCGAAGCTGTTCCACCATGAACCCCCACCGGTTTGACCAGCGCACCCTCCCTGCCAATGTGAAGAAACCCACCCCACTCAAAAGCCCCCTTCCCCCTGGCTCTCCCTATGGATCCCCTGACTCCCCCCGGCCGGCCCCGATCTCTTGTGAGGAGAGTGGAGGTCCTCTGTTCAGCCCTGTCAGCTCCTCAGCCTTCAGCCCTTTGGGAGACGGAGGAGCTCTGGATTTCTTCTGGAAGACCGAGGGAGAGGTAGGAGACGAGTCAGAGCTACGGAAACCCCAGGACCTGTGTTCCCTCTACAAGACCTACTCAGACTTCGCCAGCAGTCTGTCCAAGGAGATCTTGGGCTCCGTGTGTGGCTACCAGTCTCCCGTGGACATCAACGACAACAAGAACCTGAGCTGTGTCTGCCACAAGGAGTTCCAGAACCAGTCTGGACACGTCATGAAGCTGTCTGAGATCCAGGAGATGGTGACTCTCTCCAAACTGCAGCAGAAGCCCCAGTCTCTGAAAGACAGCATCCAAAGGTTCGCTACAGACTTAGTAGAGATGAGTCTGGGCAGCGCCCTGAGAGACCTGCAGAAGGGAATGTCCTCCTGCACCACCACGCTCTGCCACCTGGCCGCCAGAATCACCTCTTCGGTCTTCCAGATGGCCTTCCAGGAGATCGGCATGCGCCACGCCTACGTCCTGAAGGAACGGGCCATCAACGGGCTGGCTGGGTTCCTGGTGGGCGAGGCAGTGTCAGGTGCTCTGAAAGACTTCCTGATGGTGAAGAAGCAGATGTTCAACAGCACGGTGACGCAGTTCGCCGCCGACCTGGCAGAGGAGCTGGTGTTTGAGGGGATGATGGAAGTGTGTCAGTTctcccacccctccacccccctcaccCCCAGCGATTGGTCCTtcggggtgggggaggaggacgATGCGGAGGTGGTGTCCTCCTATGCCTCGGACCTCTCAGAGTCTGTCCTCCAGGAGGCCTTCATAGAACTGTCCCAGGCTGATGTTGCCTTCACTACCCAGGCAGCCATTAGTGTCTCTCTGGACAACATCTGCTACGTCAGCGCTGTCGACACACACACCACCTGCAGTACCCCCGCAGGCCACCAGGCTTTCCACGTTAACCCAGCCGAGGAAGGCCCAGGTCTATCAGGGGAGTATGGCTGTACGGTGAAGAAGGCGCTGTTCTGTGTGTCTGGGATAGCCAGCTGTGTACCGGTCCACCTGGCAGGCCAGGCCATCTCCCACCTCCACGACTCAGAGGAGATCTGCCAGTGTAAGACCAGCCTGGCCCAGACCAGCCCCAAGAGGAGCTGCAGCTCAGAGAACAGAGTGGTGACCACAGCCTCTTCTGACGCTACTGCTGCCACACAGACTGACCTGCTGCCAAAGACCCCCTTTCACAACTTCTCTGGCAAcatggtggatatgatagtgagTGAAGCATGTGAACTGATGACTGCCTCGAAGATGAAGAAGAAGGTGGAGGACTGTGCCGACTTCCTTTCTAAGACCATAGTGTCTCGGGGACCTCCAGCCGGACAGGAGGGTAGTGTCACTGACcagacctccctctcctctctccaccctccctctcagACCCCAGGAGGAGTGACCTTTGAGTCAGGCTCCAAGACCAGCAGAGCAGTCGCTGAGACCCGGCCTGTGATGATGAAGGACACTCTAGAGGTGCCAGGATTGGAGATGGGAGGCAGGAAGATGGCCACTGGCGAGGAGATGGTTCCCAGCCCTGGTCACAAGTCCAACGGGACCCCTGGtactcccccctccaccccccagcAGCCCAGTGAGGTGTCCCAGGAGAAACAGATCAAGCAATTCTCCAAGAAGCTGAAAGGGAAGTTGGCCAAGGAGTTCTCTCCTGCcacccctcctcccaccccccACTACCAGCCAGGGCCCGAGCCCAAAGAATCCCCCTCTGAGACAGACAAGGCTGACTTCATGCTCAAACTGATGAGGTCTCTGTCTGAGGAGGCAGACGGGaatgaggaggaagaagaggagggtgGAGTAGAAGGGGTTAACTCTGGAACTGAGACAGGAAACCGTATGCAGCCAGAGCTCAACCTCTCAGTTGGAGGACACAAGATTGCCGACAAGGGAGCCCTCCATTACGCTGAGCGCCTGGCGTGCCACATCGTCTCCATGGCAACAGAGATAGACACCCTGGGAGGAGTGGAGGATGAAGGTAGAAGGacggtggaggggagggaggagaggagagacagcgtTGCCCAGTTCTCAGCGCATACCCTGAACACGCTGTGGATATACGCTGGTGAGGTGGCGGGAGAGGTGATCAGCGATGTAAAGAGGATAATGTGGTCAGGACAGTGTCGCCACAGTGCGCTCCAACAAGGCAGCCAGGAGCAGTCAGGGGAATGCCCTCACCACCACCAACCCCAGCCCAGTGAACACAGCAGGGACTGCAGGGTGGGTCGTTTGGCTGAACAGTGGTCCGGTGACgacctctcctctgtcctccacccatcCACCTCTACCCCCAGCTCTGGCCTGTCCTCTGACTACCCCAGCTGTGAGAGTGTGACAGATGAGTACGCTGGCTACCTCATCAGGGTGCTAAAGAAAGAGGGAGGCAGCAGGGAGCTGGTCCTGGATCAGTATGCCAGCCGTCTGGCCTACCGCTCCATCAAACTGGGCCTGGCCCATGCTGCCCGTAACATGAAGAAGAGACCCTCCTCCTCCAGGCACCACTCCTCCAGGAGGCTCCACCAGGATGGCTGCAGGGGATCCAACGCCGAGCCATCCGTACCCAGGGACGAAGCAGGAAGAGtgggatctccttccagagactTTGACGATGGGAGCCAGAGGGAGTACATGGAGCTGGTGAACTTCGCAGAGTCGTTGGCATACAACATCACCTGTGACGTCACACGCAAACTCTGTGTGCCGTCGGTCCGGCTACCCAAGTCCCGGACTGACTCGTGTCTGTATAAGAAGTCCAAGCTGGAGTACATGGCAGAGAATATGATCATGAACTCCTTCTCATGCCCCCTGCTGGCCAAGGAGGGGATGAGCAGGCACTACCACAGCACAGGCAGCCTGTATGACGGCGGCTACAGCAGTGGAGTCATGGAGGTTAGTTTGGTTTATTTAATATTTCTATTTGAGTAAGGAAAGATACTGTTAAAACATGGAGACATTGAATTAAGAAGCGTCTGATTCTATCATCATTGCATTGTAGCATCACACATCAGCTTGCTCTAATTCCCAGCGTTTGTCTCTGCAGGTCCTGGAGCACTATGCCAGGAACATAGTGGACGACACGTTGGAGATGGTCCTGGCCTCGGCCGGACACCCAGCCCAGCAGGGTCCAGACAGACACTCCCACTCTGAGAGGCTGTCTGAGGGGCAGGCGGTGGGCTCTGCACTGGGGGAGACAACCTGCCGATATTGCCAGGTCAGGAAGTCTCTGATGTTTTTCCAATGGATTACTTATGAGGAACTAGCATCCACCCATTGTTTTTAGGTACAATCCTTGAGTATGCATGTTGTTTGTTATACCAGGTCAGGGAGTGTCCGTTCTGCTCACGGCCCAGCAGGCAGCACCTCCTCGGGGAAGGAGCAGGCCAGAGGAGGAGGCTGGAAGGGGAGGTGGGGGTGTGCGGCCTGGAGATCCCTGAGATCCACATCAATCTTAACCGCAGGGCCGTGTTTGCAGAGGAGATGGTCACTACGGCGATGGAGGGGGCCAAGCGCGAGCTGAGCAACACCAGCCTGAACGCCGACAGCGGGATTGGACACGACGGGCACAGCTTTGCAGAGAGCCTGACTGCCGAGATCATGACGTCAGCGCTATCCAACACATGCCAGACCACCAACATAAGGTACCAATACACTGTGACAGTCTGTGTAAGACACAACACCACCACTCGGTGACTAGCACTAATGTTGCAGAGTGCAACCACATGGGGAGACAATTCCTGTAAGATTCCATGATTGTTCACATGGATTTCCTTATGGTTAACTGCAATGGTTAGTAATAGGTAACGCAATTTCTTGTGACGCACCATATTGGGCAATTCATTTTAGAGTGAGTCCAAATATTTTTTCATTTCCGTATTTGACCAGATTACACAACCATAGTAAAGGAGCCAAGAAGTGATTCACCATCTTGATTACTAACTATAGTTCTCTCACTCCCTATGTTGATACTGTTATCAACTGTATTTCCCTGTATAAAGATTCTTTATTCATGTGCCtggttccctctctccctgtccctgtggTAGTTTCCTAGGCAGGGAGGCCACAGAGTCCACGGTGTCCCAGCAGCTCGGTCTGAGTGTGGGAGACGACAGCCTGGGCAGCTGGTCCCGCCTCAGCTTCGAGGACGAACACCCCGACGAGACCAGCAGCTTCCTGCACCTCAGCGACAGGTAGAGAACACACCGAACATCATGTAGTCTCAAACTATTCTGCTCTATTCTTTTAGTTTCTCTGAAGGCTAAATTACATAGATCTAGTCCAGATTAGCTGACTAATGATTCACCTCTTGAAACACTTTTCTATTGTCTTTAAGCACtgttgtctctcactctctcacaccagCGAATGACTCTAACCCATGTTCAATGTCCGCAGATGGATTGATATATGAGTGAGTAGTAGTGCTTTAGACTATGGTTGTTGCATTCAGCCTAGGCTTAAATGAATGCTGAAACTAATGAATGCAAGTCAGTCATCACCGTTTTGGCTACACTGCCAAtgagaaatatatgtatttttcAGTCGAGGTCAAATGGTTTTTCCCATGTCGTTTTAAGCTGGCTGTGGTGATTTAGTGATTAGCTGGTTTGATCCTGTGAGACTGAGTTGAGATCGGTACAAGACAGGTTCCTCCATGTTGTCTGTCAGCCTGACGTTAGCAGGCCTCTGGAGGATGTGAGGTCACAGACAGCAGAATGTATGATTTGGGAACCTCTAGAACAGCGGTATTACACTCTtaccaggtctaaatcagtccctggttagaggggaacaattaaaAAACACAATGGAACTGGTCTCTAGTCTCAGGGTGAGAGTTGTTGATGTTCCCTGGCTCAGCCTGCTATCTCTATGGAAGCAGACCCAGTCAACGTGTACACTTCTCTCCCCAGATACTGAAAGGGAGAATGCGTGAGGAGAGCAGCTAGTTACTTTGGCCACCAGGGCCTAGTGAAGGTATCATAATATTTTCTAAAGGTGTGTCTGTAgcagcctctgtctctctctctgcccctggcCCTTTCCACAGGAACAAAGTCCATCCATGTGTAATTcattagcctctctctctctctcttcaaaagAATTATCCAACCGTCTCCCATTTGTCAACAAATAAACGAAATAACCCAGGAAAGGAAAGGCTCCATTTGTAAAAGTATTCAAACTTTAATGACCTTTCAGCAAACCACTCTCACAAACCACAGCTCCAGAGACACTTCTATTTTAGCTGGGTCATTAATGAGCTAATAGACATAGGTATTTTTAGATCATTCTCTACATACCAGTGCAGGTACCAGCCAGCCTGACAATCAGGACTGATTACAGTGATACAGGGTGTTGTGATGGATGTGGTGCTCCAGTTGCCATCTGGATGCCCCGGTGGAGAATGCAGTGATCTCACATCATTAGCAGTCATCAGTTGTTGCTTTGATTGAAAGTTATTTCAGGACCAAGCCTCACATTTAGATGGATGAAATAATAATGGATCAGTTGTTTTTGCCAGGTAAGACAGACTTGCTTGATAAAGCTTAGAAAGACCTTCAAGTGTTTCCAACGCCTCAGACAGTGTGTGTGCGCCCAGTGTTAGTGCCCAGTGTTGAGCAGTGGTCTTGTCTCTTGCAGCAATGGGAACAGCAGTAGTTGGAGCAGCctggggttagagggagaggtgTATGAAGAGCACCTGTCCTTCACTCCCTCAGACAGGTCGGtccttacatacacacacagctaaaGGTGCTAATTCTAACCGCTAGTCTCTTTATAGCTCCGGGTAGAAGTTGCCCtcaaccacagatctaggatcagatcctaTCCCCATATCCTAACCTTTACCATTAAATAAACCATGACATAATCTGACCCTGTGTCAGTAGTTAGGGCCAACTTCTACCTACGCCCCCTTATCACTGCATGATGTCAGAGCTGTAATCAGCAACGCTGTAGAATGTGACTGTGTATGAgacaacagcttctaccctctaTAGATCCCTCTAGATAACCATAGAGGACAGAGCATGTCTTTGTCACTGTGTGTCGCCACTTTGTCGGCACGCTAGTGGAATTAGCCTAGTCAAtggaatcagtgtgtgtgtgtgtgtgtgtgtgtgtgtgtacgcgtaaGCGTAAGCCTACTGCATGTGTCCTGAAGTAGGTGTGGGAAGGGCTGAAGCAgggttctctgtctgtctgcatgctgcATGGCTGAGTGAGAAGCAGACACCCTGACCAGAGCTCTCCTCAGACTCTCCTCAACTAGTGGAAACGGATGACAACAGACTCATTTAGACCTCCCACCCTAGTCCTGCGGTAAGGGAGATCTAGCCAGTAGACACTACAATGAGGCAGCCCACCCTACTCCAGGAGGAAAGTCATATCTATATGCAGTATATTATTTATCATATAGTATAGGCTAGACAATGGGACAGGTTAATGATCCAAGTGTATGGAGTCTGTTGTCTGTTGCCCTGGGCTTTGTATTTTACAAGTTTACCGCTTGGCACGTCacactgtaccagtcaaaagtttggacacacctactcattatttTTACTACtatctgcattgtagaataatagtgaagacatcaaaactatgaaataacacatatggaatcatgtagtaaccaaaaaagtgttaaacaaatcaaaatatattttatatttgagattcttcaaagtagccaccctttgccttgacagctttgcacactcttggcattctctcaaccagctttgtgaatgccaaaagtagtgcactataacctATAGGGAATTCAGATTTGCTATATGCCAATTTGCATGTTGGGGGTTGTGGTCTGTCTCGCTGTGTTCTCTTGCATGCTGTGTGGCTCCAGAGTCggcctgctctccctctccctctcttctccctctccctctcttctctctctccctctcttctctctcttctctctctccctctcttctctctctctctcttctctctctgctctatctgctctttctctcactcttctTCATCTCTTTTCtatctgctctctccctctctctcacagctctctgctctccctctctctcacagctctctgctctccctctctctcacagctccctgctctccctctctctcatagctctctgctctccctctctcacagctctctgctctccctctctctcacagctctctgctctccctctctctctcacagctctctgctctccctctctctctcacagctctctgctctccatctctctcacagctctctgctctccctctctctcacagctctctgctttccctctctctcacagctctctgctctccctctctctcacagctctctgctctccctctctctcacagctctctgctttccctctctctcacagctctctgctctccctctctctcacagctctctgctttccctctctctcacagctctctgctttccctctctctcacagctctctgctctccctctctctcacagctctctgctctccctctctctcacagctctctgctctccctctctctcacagctctctgctttccctctctctcacagctctctgctctccctctctctcacagctctctgctctccctctctctcacagctctctgccctccctctctgcactctttacctccctctcttttctctctcactatGTGTCTCTACTATGGTCCTGTGCTGGTCAGTTCTCTTACCAGTGTAATATTTCTCACCCCACAGCGAAGGCACTGAGGACAAGGAGCTTGAGACCAAGGATGAATCCTGCGGTATGACATAGTTACTTCTATCATTAACTGCACCGGATATCGATGGCAAATAGGCTGCTTTATATTCTCTTACTAATTTCTACATGAAGCATTTGATAGTAACTTGGTCCCTATCAGCCGCAAACAGTACATACCTTACCATGTTGCACAGCCACACTACAAACAGAACCACCTTAGCATGCATCTGAGCAGCATGAAAACAGATCCCTATCCTTCTAAATCATGTGTGGTA is a window from the Coregonus clupeaformis isolate EN_2021a chromosome 23, ASM2061545v1, whole genome shotgun sequence genome containing:
- the LOC121536933 gene encoding A-kinase anchor protein 11 isoform X1; translation: MDACARIRGVPLRTRASIRKEAVRDGGTQCMKSLLSSRKELCSVGLELQTRDAPCLTEIHFVCLPGHSEGEDLTLQALSSLPGDLAELLRSLHVTSLRNEEVLLLKDSRRSADRRDSATQQQCWLKAVCVLRPSPSQAIVGVLVGLLGRYAVGVRYALELQALHRGTADNTNQSVSSIEDDFVTALEHLEEEEDNADGSYRHGNKRDVASQTVPAHKRDKDLSGSRIIISSAPRKSLTNCRSPPEVSITVQHSRGAESQWTLCSPRARLPSPTRPVSESEESDGSSPSPIIFLDEVGYQKSLKATLDIPRIPGGPTDRVEDSDSEVSEFFDSFDQFDDLDELSSESCTLTLPLDPTSSVTTTGTDQKKKYSEAGTGKSGSKKVSRSCSTMNPHRFDQRTLPANVKKPTPLKSPLPPGSPYGSPDSPRPAPISCEESGGPLFSPVSSSAFSPLGDGGALDFFWKTEGEVGDESELRKPQDLCSLYKTYSDFASSLSKEILGSVCGYQSPVDINDNKNLSCVCHKEFQNQSGHVMKLSEIQEMVTLSKLQQKPQSLKDSIQRFATDLVEMSLGSALRDLQKGMSSCTTTLCHLAARITSSVFQMAFQEIGMRHAYVLKERAINGLAGFLVGEAVSGALKDFLMVKKQMFNSTVTQFAADLAEELVFEGMMEVCQFSHPSTPLTPSDWSFGVGEEDDAEVVSSYASDLSESVLQEAFIELSQADVAFTTQAAISVSLDNICYVSAVDTHTTCSTPAGHQAFHVNPAEEGPGLSGEYGCTVKKALFCVSGIASCVPVHLAGQAISHLHDSEEICQCKTSLAQTSPKRSCSSENRVVTTASSDATAATQTDLLPKTPFHNFSGNMVDMIVSEACELMTASKMKKKVEDCADFLSKTIVSRGPPAGQEGSVTDQTSLSSLHPPSQTPGGVTFESGSKTSRAVAETRPVMMKDTLEVPGLEMGGRKMATGEEMVPSPGHKSNGTPGTPPSTPQQPSEVSQEKQIKQFSKKLKGKLAKEFSPATPPPTPHYQPGPEPKESPSETDKADFMLKLMRSLSEEADGNEEEEEEGGVEGVNSGTETGNRMQPELNLSVGGHKIADKGALHYAERLACHIVSMATEIDTLGGVEDEGRRTVEGREERRDSVAQFSAHTLNTLWIYAGEVAGEVISDVKRIMWSGQCRHSALQQGSQEQSGECPHHHQPQPSEHSRDCRVGRLAEQWSGDDLSSVLHPSTSTPSSGLSSDYPSCESVTDEYAGYLIRVLKKEGGSRELVLDQYASRLAYRSIKLGLAHAARNMKKRPSSSRHHSSRRLHQDGCRGSNAEPSVPRDEAGRVGSPSRDFDDGSQREYMELVNFAESLAYNITCDVTRKLCVPSVRLPKSRTDSCLYKKSKLEYMAENMIMNSFSCPLLAKEGMSRHYHSTGSLYDGGYSSGVMEVLEHYARNIVDDTLEMVLASAGHPAQQGPDRHSHSERLSEGQAVGSALGETTCRYCQVRECPFCSRPSRQHLLGEGAGQRRRLEGEVGVCGLEIPEIHINLNRRAVFAEEMVTTAMEGAKRELSNTSLNADSGIGHDGHSFAESLTAEIMTSALSNTCQTTNISFLGREATESTVSQQLGLSVGDDSLGSWSRLSFEDEHPDETSSFLHLSDSNGNSSSWSSLGLEGEVYEEHLSFTPSDSEGTEDKELETKDESCGAVRVGQAQAYRLLLVVNSELREITPDPQHMTFDPQLRSMLQWAAASMADLPMVQLGPSGSRELQQLPAVVQRLKEREWKVGELLQALLRYCEETQTHTPPQSEPREAERAPHHTPLFRWLLEHA